Proteins co-encoded in one Anabaena sphaerica FACHB-251 genomic window:
- a CDS encoding toxin-antitoxin system HicB family antitoxin: protein MATLTIRLPDDKHNRLKQLAQAKGISVNKLIEELSTIALAEFDAHTRFKAMAATGNAKEGLIILDKLDSLTEESL from the coding sequence ATGGCGACTTTAACTATTCGTTTACCAGACGATAAGCATAATAGATTGAAACAACTTGCTCAAGCCAAAGGCATCAGTGTTAATAAGTTGATTGAAGAACTTTCTACCATAGCTCTAGCAGAATTTGATGCCCACACAAGATTTAAAGCTATGGCTGCAACTGGCAACGCAAAAGAAGGTTTAATAATACTAGATAAACTTGATTCTCTTACAGAAGAGAGCTTGTAG
- a CDS encoding helix-turn-helix domain-containing protein gives MVKKTVALGRPEVSHLIHKVRHLTGLSLEQFAATLGVALSMINRWENGSMQPSLLPLKQIKMMFIHFSRSPVVELVEQSQTLLAEYFSEAELSV, from the coding sequence ATGGTTAAAAAGACAGTTGCGCTGGGGCGACCAGAAGTTAGCCATCTGATTCACAAAGTTCGGCATTTAACTGGATTAAGCCTAGAGCAGTTTGCAGCAACACTAGGAGTTGCTTTGAGCATGATTAATCGATGGGAAAACGGTAGTATGCAGCCCTCACTTCTGCCACTCAAGCAAATAAAAATGATGTTCATCCACTTCAGCCGTTCACCTGTCGTTGAGCTTGTTGAGCAGAGCCAAACTTTGTTAGCTGAATACTTTTCAGAGGCGGAGTTGAGCGTTTGA
- a CDS encoding PAS domain-containing protein, with protein sequence MSEVNAAISNHPSASATENLEPVPLSESEERFRLVLEASPDGFIILRSIRYDAPGEIADFQIEYTNSVAAISVNRTPEELLGQYLLQLFPDCQTSGIFARYVKVAETGISETFETFSDSKYLTGWFRNVVVKLNDGIVVSFSNITDRKQAELALLQQEQHFKIALQTAKLGSWEHDLTTGVLTCSAQCKAHFGLPPDAEFTHETLFAALHPDDRPLVQAAIERSIAERIDYEVEERCYHPDGSLHSLIVRGQLVYDSKGTPVRLVGVTLDISERKQFEQSLQAADQRIFNILESITDAFVAFDRDWRYTYINQEAARMLGRSPQELLGQRWQEAFTEVDPQNSVIAQQFEQAMADQTTVRFEAFSLVINRWLDISLFPSPDGLAMYFRDISDFYDELRLRKRAEQRRDVQYAITRILAEAKTFVEATPAILQTLCENLGWQLGAIWKIDSHLPLLRCINYWQVANVDMQEFVEATEQITFAQGIGLPGRVWASRQPHWISELSQDSNFPRMRLASQVGLQSGLGFPILLGDEIVAVIECFSQHVQEPDEDLLDMIAAIGSQIGQFMERKQTETALQESQELFQSFMNHSPVAAFIKDESGRYVYVNAKVERLIKRGQSDLIGKTDFELLPATTAQQFHTNDMTVLTSGQPIQILEIIQHEDGEDSYYMSVKFPFRNAAGQQLLAGVALDVSEQQAALRDRIRAEEELRQREAELRLITNAVPVLISFIDAQQRYRFSNQKYEEWFGNPTTEVYGKYMWEVLGEAAYATIRPYVEQVLAGQEASFESKLLYKGAGTRFVRGTYVPRFDQQGKVEGFVALVSDITQPKQAEETLRQSEERLRIAQQAANAGVWDWDIVTNQVTWSDEYYLLYGLERGTIQPSYEHWLFSIVEQDRDLVDQATRKALANSTDLNVEFRILHPIRGERWLTAIGQTFYDDNGQSQRMTGIALDITKRKRAEEALRESEAFNREILESSRDCIKVLDLEGSLLYMSPGGQTLLGIDDITPFIRSSWVNFWPEIDHSAAQAALNNAITVGVGTFQGYCLTLAGEPKYLDVKVTPIRSADGQVERLLCISRDITERKQIEQVLRQNEQQARLAIKIGRLGTWRYNHHTDIVELDERMREIWGEPDDAEELPLPSLTKRIHPDDRERIAIAIAAAFAPGSSGTYEMDYRIIWDDGTDRWISANGQVQFEGEGQSRRAMDFFGTALDITDRKQAEQEREHLLERERAAREQAETANRIKDEFLAVLSHELRSPLNPILGWSRLLQKAKLDEPKTKQALATIERNAQLQAELIEDLLDVSRILQGKLSLTSSPINLASTIKAALETVRLAAEAKSIRIKTNLDAEIGSVLGDSTRLQQVMWNLLSNAVKFTPAGGRVEVQLSQIDTQAQITVSDTGKGIAPDFLPYVFDYFRQADSTSTRKFGGLGLGLAIVRHLVDLHGGTIQAESRGEGMGAIFTLKLPLMPFVPIVNEDSQLSEASLSLHGIQVLVVDDDADARDFVAFLLEQEGARVITAASAFEALTALTQSPPDILLSDIGMPEMDGYMLMRQIRALPPAQGGQIPAIALTAYAGELDEKQALKVGFQKHISKPISLDNLLKAIINLIGLK encoded by the coding sequence ATGAGTGAAGTGAATGCTGCGATTTCTAATCATCCCTCTGCCTCTGCTACAGAAAATTTAGAACCTGTCCCATTATCAGAGAGTGAGGAGCGATTTCGGTTGGTGCTAGAAGCATCGCCCGACGGATTTATCATTTTGCGTAGCATCCGATATGATGCACCAGGAGAAATCGCTGACTTCCAAATCGAATACACCAATTCAGTCGCTGCAATAAGTGTGAACCGGACACCAGAGGAGTTACTGGGTCAATACCTACTGCAACTGTTTCCCGATTGTCAAACTAGTGGGATTTTTGCTCGCTACGTGAAAGTTGCCGAAACTGGCATTTCTGAAACATTTGAGACGTTTTCTGACAGTAAATATCTGACAGGCTGGTTTCGTAACGTCGTTGTGAAGTTAAACGATGGAATAGTCGTTTCCTTTAGCAATATTACTGACCGCAAACAAGCGGAATTGGCACTGCTACAACAAGAGCAGCATTTTAAAATCGCCTTGCAAACTGCAAAGCTCGGTTCCTGGGAGCATGACTTGACGACAGGAGTTCTCACCTGTTCGGCTCAATGCAAGGCCCACTTTGGCTTGCCGCCTGATGCAGAGTTCACTCACGAAACCTTATTTGCGGCGTTGCACCCCGATGATCGCCCCCTTGTCCAAGCCGCTATTGAGCGTTCCATTGCAGAGCGGATAGATTATGAAGTGGAGGAACGCTGCTATCATCCTGATGGTAGCTTGCACTCGCTGATTGTCCGAGGTCAACTGGTGTATGACTCCAAAGGCACGCCGGTTCGTCTGGTGGGTGTAACGCTTGACATCAGCGAACGCAAGCAATTTGAACAATCCCTGCAAGCAGCCGATCAGCGCATTTTTAATATTCTTGAAAGCATCACTGATGCGTTCGTCGCCTTTGATCGCGACTGGCGTTATACCTACATCAATCAAGAAGCTGCTCGGATGCTAGGGCGATCGCCTCAGGAACTCCTTGGCCAACGTTGGCAAGAGGCATTCACCGAAGTTGACCCCCAAAATTCGGTGATTGCCCAGCAATTTGAGCAAGCAATGGCAGATCAAACAACAGTGAGGTTTGAAGCCTTTTCACTCGTCATTAATCGCTGGCTGGATATTTCGCTGTTTCCTTCGCCAGACGGATTAGCAATGTATTTTCGAGACATTAGCGATTTCTACGACGAGCTTCGCTTACGCAAACGGGCAGAGCAACGCCGGGATGTTCAGTATGCCATTACACGGATTTTAGCTGAAGCAAAGACGTTTGTGGAAGCAACCCCTGCCATTTTGCAGACTCTGTGTGAAAATTTAGGCTGGCAACTAGGGGCGATCTGGAAGATTGACTCACATCTTCCGCTCTTGCGTTGTATCAACTACTGGCAAGTTGCAAATGTGGATATGCAGGAATTTGTGGAAGCAACCGAGCAAATCACCTTTGCACAAGGTATTGGGCTTCCAGGTCGCGTTTGGGCAAGCCGTCAACCACACTGGATCAGTGAATTAAGTCAAGACAGTAACTTCCCTAGAATGAGACTCGCGTCTCAGGTGGGATTACAGTCGGGCTTGGGGTTTCCCATTTTACTGGGTGACGAAATCGTCGCTGTGATTGAGTGTTTTAGCCAACACGTCCAAGAGCCAGACGAAGATTTACTAGACATGATTGCGGCGATTGGTAGCCAGATTGGTCAGTTTATGGAGCGCAAGCAAACGGAAACAGCCCTGCAAGAAAGTCAGGAACTGTTTCAAAGCTTTATGAACCATAGCCCAGTTGCAGCATTCATTAAGGATGAATCTGGGCGATATGTTTATGTAAATGCCAAGGTGGAGCGATTAATCAAGAGAGGGCAATCAGATTTAATCGGCAAAACGGATTTTGAGTTACTGCCAGCAACAACTGCCCAGCAGTTTCACACAAATGATATGACCGTTTTGACCAGTGGACAACCCATACAAATACTGGAAATCATTCAGCATGAAGATGGGGAAGACAGTTATTATATGTCCGTTAAGTTCCCTTTTCGTAATGCGGCTGGGCAACAACTTCTGGCGGGTGTGGCACTCGATGTCAGTGAACAGCAAGCTGCGTTGCGCGATCGCATCCGCGCTGAGGAGGAGCTACGGCAACGAGAAGCCGAACTGCGCCTGATCACAAATGCTGTTCCGGTGCTGATCTCCTTTATCGATGCCCAACAGCGTTACCGCTTCAGTAACCAAAAATATGAAGAGTGGTTTGGAAATCCTACCACTGAGGTGTATGGGAAGTATATGTGGGAAGTGCTAGGCGAAGCGGCGTATGCAACGATTCGTCCCTACGTTGAACAAGTATTGGCAGGGCAAGAAGCTTCCTTTGAGAGCAAACTTCTTTACAAAGGTGCAGGTACACGCTTTGTTAGGGGTACTTACGTGCCTCGTTTTGATCAGCAGGGAAAGGTTGAAGGGTTTGTGGCATTAGTGAGCGACATCACGCAACCCAAGCAAGCCGAGGAAACCCTACGCCAAAGTGAAGAGCGATTGAGGATTGCTCAACAAGCTGCCAATGCTGGCGTGTGGGACTGGGATATTGTCACCAACCAAGTTACCTGGTCAGATGAATACTACCTCCTGTATGGGCTTGAGAGAGGAACCATTCAACCCTCCTATGAGCATTGGCTGTTTTCTATCGTTGAGCAAGACCGCGATCTCGTCGATCAAGCAACCCGAAAAGCTTTAGCAAACAGCACCGACCTCAATGTTGAATTCCGCATTCTCCACCCAATTCGGGGAGAGCGATGGCTAACTGCGATTGGGCAGACCTTTTACGATGACAACGGGCAAAGCCAGCGCATGACAGGGATTGCACTGGACATCACAAAGCGCAAGCGAGCAGAAGAAGCATTACGAGAAAGTGAAGCGTTTAATCGGGAAATTCTGGAAAGTAGTAGGGATTGTATCAAGGTATTGGATTTAGAGGGATCGCTCCTGTACATGAGTCCGGGAGGACAAACCCTCCTGGGTATTGATGACATCACTCCATTTATCCGCTCCTCATGGGTCAACTTCTGGCCAGAAATTGACCATTCAGCAGCGCAGGCAGCACTCAATAACGCCATAACAGTTGGAGTGGGAACATTTCAAGGCTATTGTCTAACTTTGGCAGGTGAGCCGAAATATTTGGATGTCAAGGTGACTCCAATTAGAAGTGCAGATGGACAAGTCGAACGGTTGTTGTGTATTTCTCGTGATATCACAGAGCGCAAACAGATAGAACAAGTCTTACGCCAGAATGAGCAGCAGGCGCGGCTTGCCATCAAAATAGGACGACTTGGGACTTGGCGCTACAACCACCACACAGACATAGTTGAGCTAGATGAGCGGATGCGGGAGATTTGGGGTGAGCCAGATGATGCAGAGGAATTACCGCTGCCAAGTTTGACGAAGCGGATTCATCCTGATGATCGGGAGCGTATTGCGATCGCCATTGCTGCGGCTTTTGCGCCTGGATCATCAGGGACGTATGAGATGGATTACCGAATTATTTGGGATGACGGCACTGATAGGTGGATATCTGCTAACGGGCAAGTGCAATTTGAGGGCGAAGGGCAGTCTCGGCGAGCAATGGACTTCTTCGGCACTGCACTCGATATCACCGATCGCAAACAAGCAGAACAGGAACGGGAGCATTTACTAGAACGGGAGCGTGCAGCCAGAGAACAAGCCGAAACCGCAAACCGAATCAAAGATGAGTTTTTAGCTGTGTTGTCTCATGAGTTGCGATCGCCCCTCAATCCGATCTTAGGTTGGTCAAGGCTCCTGCAAAAAGCCAAGCTAGACGAACCAAAGACAAAACAAGCTCTGGCAACCATTGAGCGTAATGCCCAGCTGCAAGCCGAACTGATTGAAGACCTTTTAGATGTCTCGCGAATTTTGCAAGGCAAGCTCAGTCTCACGAGTAGCCCGATTAATCTAGCATCAACCATAAAAGCGGCGCTCGAAACTGTGCGACTGGCAGCAGAAGCCAAATCCATTCGTATCAAGACAAACCTTGATGCGGAAATAGGATCGGTTTTGGGCGACTCAACCCGCTTGCAGCAAGTGATGTGGAACTTGCTCTCTAATGCCGTTAAATTTACACCCGCAGGAGGTCGAGTTGAGGTGCAATTGTCACAAATTGATACTCAAGCTCAAATCACTGTGAGCGACACCGGAAAAGGCATTGCTCCTGATTTCCTACCTTATGTGTTTGATTATTTTCGGCAGGCAGATAGCACCTCCACTCGCAAGTTTGGTGGACTAGGTTTGGGTTTGGCAATTGTGCGTCACTTAGTCGATCTACACGGTGGCACGATTCAAGCAGAGAGCCGTGGTGAAGGAATGGGAGCCATCTTCACCCTGAAGTTGCCACTGATGCCATTTGTGCCGATTGTCAATGAAGATTCTCAATTGTCTGAAGCATCCCTGAGTTTGCATGGTATCCAAGTTTTAGTGGTAGATGATGATGCCGATGCACGAGATTTTGTGGCTTTTCTATTGGAACAAGAAGGAGCAAGAGTCATCACAGCCGCTTCCGCTTTTGAAGCATTAACAGCATTAACTCAATCCCCTCCAGATATCCTCCTGAGTGACATTGGGATGCCAGAAATGGATGGTTATATGCTGATGCGGCAGATCAGAGCCTTGCCACCAGCGCAGGGCGGACAGATTCCCGCGATCGCCCTGACAGCCTATGCTGGGGAACTAGACGAAAAGCAAGCACTAAAAGTGGGTTTTCAGAAGCATATTTCTAAACCAATATCCCTGGACAATCTACTCAAGGCGATTATTAACTTAATTGGTTTGAAATAA
- a CDS encoding alanine--glyoxylate aminotransferase family protein, giving the protein MTSTISINDNHLLKLAPLEVPNRLLLGPGPSNAHPTVLQAMNTTPLGHLDPAFLALMDEIQSLLRYVWQTENPHTIAVSGTGTAAMEATLANTVEPGDVVLIGVAGYFGNRLVDMAGRYGADVRTISKPWGQVFSLDEISTALETHKPAILALVHAETSTGARQPLAEVGELCRKYGTLLLVDTVTSLGGVPIFLDEWGVDLAYSCSQKGLGCSPGASPFTMSTRAMEKLQKRETKVANWYLDMLLLGKYWGSERIYHHTAPINLYYGLREALRLVAAEGLANCWQRHQKNVEYLWESLESIGLKMHVEKEYRLPTLTTVCIPEGVDGKVVARQLLLEHNIEVGGGLGELAGKVWRVGLMGFNSRPESVDRLIEALKQVLGK; this is encoded by the coding sequence ATGACATCCACAATTTCCATCAACGATAATCACTTGTTAAAACTTGCACCCTTAGAAGTTCCCAACCGCTTATTACTTGGTCCTGGTCCCTCTAACGCTCATCCTACGGTATTGCAGGCCATGAATACCACACCATTAGGGCATCTTGACCCCGCATTTTTAGCCCTGATGGACGAAATTCAATCTTTGTTACGCTACGTATGGCAAACGGAAAACCCCCACACCATCGCCGTTAGTGGTACAGGTACAGCCGCAATGGAAGCCACTTTAGCTAACACCGTAGAACCGGGAGACGTGGTATTAATTGGTGTAGCTGGTTATTTCGGAAATCGCTTAGTAGATATGGCGGGAAGATATGGTGCAGATGTGCGAACCATCAGCAAACCTTGGGGTCAGGTATTTTCTTTAGATGAAATTAGCACAGCGTTAGAAACTCATAAACCGGCAATTTTAGCTTTAGTTCATGCGGAAACCTCCACCGGCGCACGTCAGCCATTGGCAGAAGTGGGTGAGTTATGCCGTAAATATGGCACATTGCTATTAGTAGATACCGTTACAAGTTTAGGTGGTGTTCCCATCTTTTTGGATGAGTGGGGAGTTGATTTAGCTTATAGTTGCAGTCAAAAAGGTTTAGGTTGTTCTCCTGGTGCGTCACCCTTTACCATGAGTACGCGGGCAATGGAAAAGTTGCAGAAGCGTGAGACTAAAGTTGCCAACTGGTATTTAGATATGTTGTTGTTGGGGAAATATTGGGGGAGCGAGCGCATATATCACCACACAGCCCCGATTAATTTATATTATGGTTTACGGGAAGCTTTGCGTTTAGTGGCGGCAGAAGGTTTAGCAAATTGCTGGCAACGGCATCAAAAAAATGTCGAATATCTTTGGGAAAGCTTGGAAAGTATTGGTTTAAAAATGCACGTTGAGAAGGAATACAGGCTACCAACTTTAACTACTGTTTGCATTCCTGAAGGGGTGGATGGAAAGGTAGTTGCACGGCAGTTATTACTTGAGCATAACATTGAAGTTGGTGGAGGTTTGGGAGAACTTGCTGGTAAGGTTTGGCGTGTAGGTTTGATGGGTTTTAACAGTCGTCCTGAAAGCGTGGATAGGTTGATTGAGGCTTTAAAGCAGGTTTTGGGTAAGTAG
- a CDS encoding HPP family protein, with protein sequence MSQQRSSLKPLEGANRTLRRRLDLKGEILLATAPTAVVLLVMYFVEALTQQRLLFASLASSAFLIYLDPQHGTNAIRTLILAQMMAAGIGFITFLIFGGGYISGGLAMILAIGLMILLDAMHPPAVSTSLSFALKANNVNNLVLFAWALGITAILVGLERYALWLLAHYAGHRKEGS encoded by the coding sequence ATGAGCCAACAACGTTCTAGCTTAAAACCATTAGAAGGGGCAAATCGCACACTCAGGCGCAGGTTAGACTTGAAAGGAGAAATATTATTAGCTACAGCCCCTACCGCAGTTGTACTGTTAGTTATGTATTTTGTAGAAGCACTCACGCAACAACGCCTATTATTTGCCTCTCTTGCTTCCAGCGCCTTTTTAATTTATCTTGACCCCCAACACGGAACTAATGCTATCCGCACTTTGATACTTGCTCAAATGATGGCTGCTGGTATTGGTTTTATCACCTTTCTAATTTTTGGTGGTGGGTATATTTCCGGTGGACTAGCAATGATCCTAGCTATAGGACTCATGATATTACTAGATGCCATGCACCCTCCTGCTGTCTCCACCTCCCTCAGTTTTGCCCTCAAAGCTAATAATGTCAATAATTTGGTATTATTTGCTTGGGCGCTGGGAATCACAGCTATTTTGGTTGGATTAGAGCGTTATGCTTTGTGGTTATTAGCACATTACGCAGGTCATAGAAAAGAAGGGTCATAG
- a CDS encoding DUF1499 domain-containing protein translates to MIFAGTRPNNLGVKDGRLAPCPSSPNCVSSQSTDSLHQIPPLSFTSTAEQALSQLKGIIQSLPRTKIITEAEDYLYAEFKSALMGFVDDVEFYLDSQAKVIHLRSASRLGYGDLGVNRQRIETIRALFNRSN, encoded by the coding sequence ATGATCTTCGCAGGCACAAGACCTAATAATTTAGGCGTTAAAGATGGTAGATTAGCACCCTGTCCTTCTAGTCCTAACTGTGTTTCTAGTCAGAGTACAGATTCACTTCATCAAATCCCACCACTGAGTTTTACCTCAACCGCAGAACAAGCATTATCTCAACTCAAAGGTATTATTCAATCTTTACCTAGAACCAAGATAATTACTGAAGCTGAGGATTATTTATATGCAGAATTTAAATCTGCTTTGATGGGATTTGTTGATGATGTAGAATTTTATCTAGACTCTCAGGCTAAGGTGATTCATCTACGTTCAGCTTCCCGCTTAGGTTATGGCGACTTAGGAGTAAATCGCCAACGGATAGAGACGATTCGCGCTCTATTTAATCGATCTAATTAA
- a CDS encoding glycosyltransferase family 4 protein has translation MRIAQIAPLWERVPPPAYGGIELVVGLLTDELVRRGHEVTLFASGDSLTLAKLVSVHPRALRLDSTIKDTSVYELLQLASVYEKADEFDVIHSHMGHIPLAYSKLVKTPTVHTLHGIFTPDNEKIFKYAKNQPYISISDSQREPKLGLNYEATVYNGIDVSSYEFYSQPVDPPYLAFLGRISPEKGPHLAIEIAKKTGWQLKMAGKVDKVDVDYFEQEIKPHIDGKQIQYLGEANHAEKNVIMGNAYATLFPITWREPFGLVMVESMAAGTPVIAMRMGSTPEVIAEGITGFLCNNTQEFISAIDEVARLNRYACRRYVENHFSVKQMVDGYEAVYKQVLKEKFAKHNGYLRPVVVN, from the coding sequence ATGAGAATTGCTCAGATTGCTCCATTGTGGGAGAGAGTACCACCTCCAGCTTATGGTGGAATAGAATTGGTAGTAGGTTTGTTAACAGATGAATTAGTTCGACGAGGACATGAAGTTACATTATTTGCATCAGGAGATTCTCTAACTTTAGCTAAGTTAGTATCAGTTCATCCTCGTGCTTTAAGACTTGATTCTACAATCAAAGATACCAGTGTTTATGAATTGCTACAACTAGCTTCAGTGTATGAAAAAGCTGATGAATTTGATGTTATTCATTCGCACATGGGACATATCCCACTAGCATACTCAAAGCTAGTGAAAACTCCCACAGTGCATACTTTGCATGGAATTTTTACACCAGATAATGAAAAAATCTTTAAATATGCCAAAAACCAGCCTTATATAAGCATTTCTGACTCCCAAAGAGAACCCAAGTTAGGATTAAATTACGAGGCTACAGTTTACAATGGCATTGATGTTAGTAGTTATGAATTTTATTCTCAACCAGTAGATCCGCCATACCTGGCATTTTTAGGCAGAATATCTCCAGAAAAGGGACCGCATTTAGCCATTGAAATTGCTAAAAAAACTGGTTGGCAGTTGAAAATGGCGGGTAAGGTGGATAAAGTGGATGTAGACTATTTTGAGCAGGAAATTAAACCGCATATTGATGGTAAGCAAATTCAGTATTTAGGTGAAGCTAACCATGCAGAAAAAAATGTCATCATGGGCAATGCTTATGCTACTTTATTCCCTATTACTTGGAGAGAACCTTTTGGGTTAGTAATGGTAGAGTCAATGGCTGCGGGTACACCAGTAATTGCAATGCGAATGGGTTCGACTCCAGAAGTAATTGCTGAGGGAATAACAGGTTTTCTTTGCAATAATACTCAGGAATTTATTAGTGCGATTGATGAGGTAGCTCGATTAAACCGCTATGCTTGTCGGCGATATGTAGAAAACCATTTTAGTGTCAAACAGATGGTTGATGGTTACGAAGCAGTTTATAAACAAGTTCTCAAAGAGAAGTTTGCTAAACACAATGGATATTTACGTCCTGTTGTAGTTAATTAG
- a CDS encoding ABC transporter permease: protein MNISNSSKKKSLTWQAVFSLLVFVFMYLPILVLSFYSFNQSPYSATWQGFTLEWYQKLFTDTRILSALKNSLLVAFSAVAVAAVLGTLMAVGLARYNFPGKKLYQGISYLPLLIPDIAIAVATLVCLAAFAIPLSIWTIVAAHIVFCVAYIGLVVSSRLNNLDPHLEEAALDLGATHIQAFIKVILPQLMPGIISGCLLAFVLSLDDFLISSFTAGSGSNTLPMEIFSRIRTGVKPDINALSVMLISITATVAITGELIRASGEKQNNS from the coding sequence ATGAATATCTCTAACTCAAGCAAAAAAAAGTCTCTGACATGGCAGGCAGTTTTTTCCCTACTGGTATTTGTGTTCATGTATCTGCCTATCTTGGTACTAAGCTTTTATAGCTTTAACCAGTCACCCTACAGCGCCACTTGGCAAGGGTTCACCCTGGAATGGTATCAAAAACTATTCACTGATACTCGCATTTTATCGGCTTTGAAAAACAGTTTGCTGGTTGCCTTTAGTGCAGTTGCTGTTGCCGCCGTTTTGGGAACTTTGATGGCTGTGGGGTTGGCGCGTTATAATTTCCCTGGGAAGAAATTGTATCAGGGTATATCTTATCTACCATTATTAATTCCCGATATTGCGATCGCAGTTGCCACCCTCGTCTGTTTAGCCGCCTTTGCCATCCCCTTAAGTATCTGGACAATTGTAGCAGCACATATAGTTTTTTGTGTTGCCTACATCGGACTCGTAGTATCATCCCGACTCAATAACCTAGACCCCCACCTCGAAGAAGCCGCACTAGACTTAGGTGCAACCCATATTCAAGCCTTTATCAAAGTTATCTTACCCCAATTAATGCCTGGTATTATATCTGGTTGCTTGCTGGCTTTCGTCCTCAGTTTAGACGACTTTCTCATCTCCAGTTTTACCGCAGGTAGTGGTTCTAATACCCTACCAATGGAAATATTTAGCCGCATCAGAACCGGAGTTAAACCTGATATTAACGCCCTTAGTGTCATGTTAATTTCTATCACCGCCACCGTTGCAATTACAGGTGAATTAATTCGTGCTTCTGGAGAGAAACAAAACAATTCGTAA